DNA from Bradyrhizobium japonicum USDA 6:
AAGCTCGAAACGATGTGCCAGTGTTCGATTTTGCGCAATGAGGATGCTGAATGAGATGGTTGACCTTCCAAGCTCGCTCGGTGTGTGCCCGCCTTCTCCATCAGCGTCGTCCCGCGCAGCTACGGCGACTTCGACGACACCGAGGGCGCTAACCAGGCCTCAATCTTGGCCGAACGCTCAGTCAGCTCGGCCTTCCGAAGCAGCCTCTTGCGTTCTTCGCCTTCCGGAGCCTCTTCCGCCCGCCGCCTGGCCAGCTTCGCCATCGCCAAAAGGCGCTCTTGCAGCGAACCTGGGGGCGGCTGCGGTTACGTTTGACTGACACGACTGAAATCTCCAGTTTCTGGTCCCCTAACGGTTTAGGAACATCGCGGTTCCTAGAGAATTGACCCGCAATTCGGCCAAGCGTCCCGTCGGGGGATTGCATGAAACAGCTCGATGAGCCTACCAAAACCATACGTGATGCCGCCCTCGAGAATGCCTGCCGCACGGCGACGATCATCTTTTCCGAAAAGCGATAGCCCAGAAGCTGATCCACAGCGTGAGTCGGCGAGCCGCAAGTCGGCTTAATGATCCACGCGATTTGGCGCGCGAAAGAGAGCTAGCGTCTCATGCCGCACGTCTTCGTATTCGGCACGTTGAAAAGAGGACGCCCCTTCATACGTGCGGTCTGGATGGGGCGTTTCCGCTGGGCGTGTATCAGACGGTCGAGCCTTTTCCCCTTGTCATTGCCGGGCCATGGTTTGCGCCGATGATGTTCAATGAGCCCGGTCGTGGACATCGGGTCTTCGGCGAAGTTTATCGCATTGATGTCGGCCGTCTTCAAAAGCTCGACCGGTTGGAATCGCTCGGCAAGCCGGGCAACTTCCGGGTCGCTATAGAGGTCGTCCCACTTGGCGTCGGCCAGCCGGTCCGGGCCTTTGTTTATTTGAAATCGCGCGAACTGGCCGGCGGCGCCTATCACAGCGATCTCCTTGAAACTACGAAGCCGACCGATTTGTCGTTCCTTGGCGACGGTAAGAGGCCACGACGTTTTCACGGTGCGCAACAGTCGTCGCACGCCGCAGGGTGTTTTGAAGATAGATCCGCGGTTTCTCCGAGCGCGACGCGCGACCGTGTCTGCGATGACAGTCCGCCGAACAAGGTCCGATGCGCGCAGAATCACCGCGATGCCAGAAGCCATTTTCAAGTGCGACGGCCTTGACGCTAGGCGCATCTCGCAAAAGGCTGCACTGTACAGCTAGCAACCTCCTCTGACGAGATAATCGTGGAAGCGAACACTTGAACGGTGTCAAGTTGGAACCCGCGACAGAGGGCCGCGTTGCGCTCCGCAATATGTAGTGGGAGGACAGCATGGAAAAGCCGACGGACGAACAGAGTCGGGAGCGCGCTCACTTGCTGTGGCAAGCCGCGGGAGAGACTGAAGGGCAGCAAGATCGGTTTTGGTTTGAAGCCGAGCGCGAGCTCATGCAGCAAGATCCCGCCATGAATACCGATGAGAATTCTGGCACCTTTACTGAGTAGCGATGCCGGGCTTGGGCAACGCGCGCCGCAGCCGCCACATACACACGGCGACGGCGAACCAAACCAGAGAGGCGGCAGCTAGGCAGAGCGGCGGATTGAGACCGGGGGCCTGCCACCAGATCATCAGTGCGAAGCTGGCCATGCCGATGCTACCCCAGCCGGCTCCGGCGGCATCAAGCGCGGCCGCCCCCTTGCCCCGCTGCTCGCCA
Protein-coding regions in this window:
- a CDS encoding gamma-glutamylcyclotransferase family protein encodes the protein MYQTVEPFPLVIAGPWFAPMMFNEPGRGHRVFGEVYRIDVGRLQKLDRLESLGKPGNFRVAIEVVPLGVGQPVRAFVYLKSRELAGGAYHSDLLETTKPTDLSFLGDGKRPRRFHGAQQSSHAAGCFEDRSAVSPSATRDRVCDDSPPNKVRCAQNHRDARSHFQVRRP
- a CDS encoding DUF2934 domain-containing protein → MEKPTDEQSRERAHLLWQAAGETEGQQDRFWFEAERELMQQDPAMNTDENSGTFTE